The nucleotide window TAGATAACatcatttttacttatatgaaTTACACTGTTATGTctcaatgttatttattaattaaatattaattaattttcatatgtaattttatcaagGTTATTCTAAAGATGTTTAAAGATATCATGCGAAATCTATTGTGCAAtctattgcataaaaaatatgtaaaataaaaaaataataaaataatagtctATAAACGTGaacatatgattatattatttatcttataaatcctaaaataatattttcacaaaaaagagatatttcaaaatatgttaaataaaatatttaaaagttttaaatatatatatatatatatatatatatatatatatatcttaattattttttaataatatttaatatatattaaatttaaataacgtgaaatatattaaaaaggcataaaaaatataaaataaacaagattaatatattatcagagGTATTAcaaattactattaattattaaaaaatattatttttagaattgttaaaataaaaagagatgtgacctaaaaatatttcattcaaataatcaatttcaaaattcaaaagcACTACTTGAATGACATTGCGTTAAGTTTTTCATCATGAGTTTTGCATCTTATATACTGTTGTAATGTTGTGTCGTGTAACTTAAATCGTTAATATTTATCGCGTGTTACGATGAACGGTACTTTCTCTGACGTGAGAGACTGAACGTCAAAAATCTCCTCACCCCACAATGTTCCAGAATGCATCGCGAAATCGCATctctttgaatatatttcgATCGGATTTCACTTCAGTAAATCAAATGTCAGTTTAAGAATTAGTTAACCGATTCGTAATAAAAGTTGCATCTCAGGTTACATCTTATATTGTCATCTTTCTAGATACTATTTGAcacattttcttaatttttgttatattttattaacaaatttgtaTGCCTTTAAAAACCGAAATATAAGAACAAACGGCAATGTTTCGTTTGATTTGACAGGATTTAATAACAgggtaaataataaaacaacaaGCCACTGTTTTTCTAGCTAGCAGACAATTTCTCCTCTCTTCTTATCCGCCTGATAGCAACCTTTCTCTTTACGTAATCCGCGATGCGCTCGACGAAATACAtcaactattaattttatacctcaactattaattttttacttaattcgTAGTGCGATAAatccatttaataaaaataaaaataaaataaaatataaaatgtagaatttaatttaaaaaatgtagaaatgtgtttaattaaaataataaattgtagagtttaatttaaaaaaattaaaacaaaatattttttctcttttaacacTTTAAgtgctaataaaataaagctatctcatatacattatgtttaaaataagatgAGATATCTGTTGTTACTGTTCTAGCATGTTtttctgttattatattttggacaatttattaatagaaagttACTAATtgtcattgaaattattagCTATCATCGTAACGTACCCGCTCCGAATGTCTGATCAATCTATCGACCTGTCCGGTTTGCCTCGACTGCTTTCACTATCTGGCAATCTGGTCCCTCCTCTCCGGGACCAGCGCGATAGGTCTTGCGTAAGGCCAGTTATAAGACCGGGGGCCTCACTAACATGCCTGGGTGTTTGTACAGGAAATCACGTGTTCGCACCACGATAATGATATATGAAGAACGCCTCTGCGCGCATACACGTTTCGGTTATACGATAACACGTGTTACAATGCACTTAGATGAGAGTATATATTACACTGCAGTCGATGATATCACGGAGCACAAGAAAATTGTACCTTGACATTAactattaaatgtaatatgtcCTTGctaaattatcatattgtgCGAGAATCTcgctttctttttaataatgcagAATTTGTATTGCTAAAGTGTCACGTGCGCAAGAGAAAttggataattaaaattttaaaagaatttaaagaagatattctcctctctctttctacatAGTTATGATAATTTCTGTAaacaactataaaaatatagttatttaaatttgacagtcattaattaaaatggacTGAAATAAAAgcttcattataattatggtttattaattaacacagACTTTCATTAATCGAGTAATCTTTCAAGTACATCTATTATAATTGCGTGTGATTCCTCAAATTGCGCAGTTGATGTGAAGCGTGTTGAAAAATAGTCATTCCACTTGCACAGCCATTCTCTTCGTTAAAAACGCAAAAATGTTACGCAGTATTAAGTATGCGGAAAAATAATAAGCGTGCTTGTGCAACATATTGCTGTAGATCATATACGTTAGAGATTTGCATCCTTAGACATTTCGAGAGGTGCAAATTGCGAAAGGAGATCGCACTTTGACATTAACGTCATTTATTCATGCATGATGCATCGTGATAATCGATCAAGAAGTtagaatgattaaaaaaatgatagatcGTGAAATGAGTCTCTCGAAATGTTCCTCTAAAGCTAAAGAAATAGTTTTCGTTTCTTTATCTAATTAATCATTACGCAAGATGGAAAGAGtgtttagttttaaatataagtttcTTAAGAGTTCTTATAGAAGATAATTAACAcatctattataattagtattgctcagaattaattgaattattacattcaaatatatttggattatatagatttgatttttattcaaatcgcACGCGTTTTCCTTAAATTCAGACTTTACTTGACTGATTTTAAAaggagaataaattaattttataaaatgctttaAACGATGCGACAAATTTCCCTCTCATCTTTTATCCTATATTCTTCGTACAATCAACCTCTCATTATCctaattcataatattcttACAGAATTtgcttgataataaaattcgtaaaaaaatcctacctacacattttataaaaaaatttctaaaattttcctTTCCCGAACAATTCAAGAGACATCACCATCGAAGAATGCAACCGCAAGACAAACAATTCGTTAAGCACGACGCTGCCAGTCGACACGTAGGCAAACCAGGGACATTACAGGGGGGACATATCCTGGTGGGGTCTGACAAAGTCGCGGTGAAGGGAGTGAAGGGAGACGATACCACCGTCCCCGAGGTTTACCGAGGCCGACATCTAAAGTGCGCGCCAATCGCCGACTTTGCTGTCAGTAGTCAGAGACAGTCAAGCCGACGAGTGTGCCGGAAGAAGATGAGCTATTCGAGGAGCGTGACCGTGCTGTTGCTCCTGGCGATCCTGGCACGTGGTAAGTCCACCACCAGCATCCGCACGAAGGTTCACCTTCACCTCGCCTTACATACACCTTACGTCCCCCGATGCCACGCATCTCCGCCTTTGGATGcgcttctcttcttcttctgtgCATCGAAGACTGCCTCTCCGCAGGCGTGAAcgatttcttcttctttcgctTCGTGGACTCTAAAGGATTGCGACATCATCCACGATTCGCGAGGCTTTCACCGCCGAGACACCATATGTTAAGATCCGCGAGTGTGACATAATGGCGGACATTAAGAGCAAtcgatgaaaaatgtaatgagACTGCGATCTGCTTTATCCAATATAGAGCAGagcaagtttttattaattgtttttgccGTTTGTTCCTTAcaaaaaaagacattaaatattttttttaagtacttgGGTATCATCTACGTTTATCAGCTATTTTTAgcacttattttttaatagaacatTAGTCTGAccatttttatgcatattgtAGATTTTTACGTATAGTCTGTactttgtagaaaaaatttgaatttctcGTTTCTGCTaacaaactttattttctGTTGTTACATCTTTTTTGCATTTCTAAATGTAGAGAGCTTAGTACGATGCCCGTTACACTTCATCTCACTTATAGGAATGTACgttcgtaaaaaaaagtttagaaaaacaTTTGGGCATTCACGAGGCCATCATGCGAatcgagttttttttaatggaaatttaAATCAACTACACTTGACCGACGACATCGACATTTTTCGTCGACACAGATTCTCGCTTTTATCATTCATGGAAGTCTTATGTCGCAAcgtgtttcttcttttttttattacagttttagtatataattttacattttatttttacacttgtTGGGATATTGTTTGCatgttgtaataatatatatttccatttgtttgctatcaaaatatatacttgcATAAACATCTACagtctaataattaatattgaatgacATATGCtacaacaaattatttttattctaatgctaataaaaaaataataagttatatcatatattaaataatatgaacaATACAGCATAAAAAAGTGATATCAACCCAAATATTcacattattcaaattatttactattttaaaaaaatgaaagtttattattaattaagaattatatgtCTTTCTTTatcgcaaaaattttttctcattttgcAGTTCAGGGCGTCACTCTATTCAATGCCCCGTCATGTCCTGATCCTTACGGGATCCACGCTTACGCTCATCCTGAAGACTGTGGAGCTTTCTTTCTATGTACGAACGGTACTTTAACTTACGAGTATTGCGAAAACGGACTTCTGTTTGACGGACACGGTGCTGTTCACAATCATTGCAATTATAATTGGGCTGTAAACTGCGAGAATCGCAAGGCCGACTGTAAGTATCACGTTATATTCTCGATATTCGAATCACGTTATTTAttggtaatttttaaatgtttatctaCTTTATCTAacagaaaaattacaataatgtaATTGATGTGTccgaaaaaataatacacaatatagtataaataaaaatgatagtataaataaataaaataaaaaataaaattgaaatatataatttcactgttataattaatatgctacaatattatttacattattattttttcatatcattAAGTTTTCACCAAACTccatgtaatttattatacatgaaaGTAAAAATCACATATTACTCGCGAAGGAAATATTGTGAAAGTAAAAGTCACGCGAAACGAACAATTTTGGCGGCGGTTTTGTGGGTCGCGTTAACGCCAATCATCATAATTTTGCCCTCGAGCAAATCTCTTTGAATTACTTATCTCTGAATCGACTAAGGTTTGGTGTAATTGCGGGACTTTCCACACAATTTCCAgtcttaaaatttcaaattcttgCATTTTATTTCGCTAAAAAAAcccaagaaaagaaaagtaattacctataaatgtattttgttttgttatgtgcttaaaagaaaaataaaaattgtttttccgTAGGTcctcgttatatatatatatattacatatattatgtatatgttaatatatataatatatatgtaatatattatatatatgttaaattagtTCCATTAttctagttttatatataatggaaCTAATTTAACACGCTAGAAACAAttctaaaatagaaaatattaaaaatctctcACTcttactatttaaataaaatttagaaaatttcttttttccatcAGGTAATGtgcatttaatttactttcaaaTTTACTTTGCAACTTTCGAGCCAgtcaaataaaagtaatttttttgtagacACGCCTATTAGCAGTCCAGGTTGCGAGTATCAGTTTGGCATGTACCCTGACAGCGACAGCTGCAGCACCAGTTATGTCAAGTGCATCTACGGCGATCCGCATCAAGCCCACTGCGACCCGGGTCTGGTCTACAATGCCAAGACTCACACGTGCGTCTGGCCCGACGAGCTACTCCCCTTCTGCAACCCTGAAGCTATAGTCGGTTTCAAGTGTCCGCACAAGCTGCCTCCCAACAGCCCCGCTGCCAAGTTCTGGCCTTATCCGAggtaaagtatttaattatacaacttCCGAGAAATCACATAACGAGAATTCATGCGGAAATAAAACTGGCGATCGAGATCGATGCACTCTGAACAAGCATCATTTTCTCCTTCAAAACATTTACAAACAGAATGATATATCAGATCCTAACGAACGATTCCTGTAAATTTCCAGTTACATGTTTACCAATTTATACGtgcaatattttactatacaGCTACAggatgtaataaaattctttatctcGATCTTTTGCCTTGTCTCTTTTTCGCTACTTTATTATTGAGGAAGATTCGTAGGAAGAAAATATTGCACGCCACCGAAAGATTGTAAGAGTAAAAGGAATCAATGCCGTTAAATGTCAGGCCATTTGCGTTTGTGCGTAGTATCTCGATTTAAGAACCGGTCGCCTTCCAAAAAGAAActgggagaaagagaaagagaataaaaaaaaaagagaaaaagacatACGTTACGAATGTCGCGACGcatgttttattattcaaatttcaattttctatcaaatatttcaatccATAGTTTTGTACGATAATTAACAATAGTAATTAAATGTAAGAGATGTTAGTTTTTTTCTCGCAATTAAACGAAAATTAGATGATGCTTGTCTTAATCTGATAtactactattttatatttttatctttttattttattaaattttattttttatgtttatttctatatatatttctatccaTATTTGCATAACGTAAtggattcaataaaatattcattttatacgcgaatattttgaaaactaaAGTGAGagttgtttaaaataaaagaagcaggcacattttcttctataatttGCTGTTACTTTCTAATTTTACaactgtaaatatatttaattatatttttttaaatatagtaaaaaaatattttttcactattttgaatacatacgACAGATtagaaattaagatttttttttatatttattcacgtgaaaacacaaaaatacgcgtttacaattttttagattCCCTGTACCGGGTGATTGCGGGAGATTGATTACTTGCGTGGACGGTCATCCGCGACTTCTCACCTGCGGAGATGGAAAACTGTTCGACTCAGTGAGCCTGACTTGCCTGGATCCAGAAGAAGTTCCTCACTGGtttgtacattttacattttagaaagcaaaaattatctcgactttttattaatttaaatatcggtcaattttttagaaaatatttttaataaaaatttaaatataaaaatcaaaaaattgctaaacaacttaattgtttaaaaaaatgtagaaaaatatcctaatttttttaataataattatatttttttgtcttttttcagTAATAACGGTGTTTAAGACTAGAGCCACATTCCTGACAACCACCTGGTATATTAAATCAGTAAACAACGAAAACAGacaataaacattaaacaatGAAAAACTATACGTttaatgacaaattaaaaattatttggataaaaaacatataacgtaatattagcctgatatttatatataaaattgacatatgtataaaatatgaattttatattgcaaaagaaTTGAATTATTACAGAACAGATTGACCTtttcaaattgattaaagatgcgaaaaaagattaattaattataaaaataaaaaaatataaaaacataaaacattatttattaattagacaCACACTTTTATAGGcaaaaaataatcagaaaaaattatatttaaaaaattgacaaagcgaaataaaaagtaaaaatttctgCTTTTTATGTTCGTTGAGCGTTGTTAGTAGGACAAATagtaaacgataaaaaaaggaaaaattaaaaaaggtattattaattattattattaatatacgttTCAAGAGAACTAATTGCACAACGCGTGAAGGATAAGTACGATATATAGTACACGTagcatataaattacaatatgtaAGACGTACgatgtatgtgtatttatgataaatagaaCAATGTACAGAGCCAGGCAatttgttgaataaaatttgaagatgcgtataaaaaatatacaacataCAGTTTATTCCAATCGATCTACACATAAATGATACAAGTCTTACGATTACGCGAGAGTGAAAGGGGAAGGAGAGAGTGAGGGAAAGATATTTACATCTCGACCAATGTGACAGAATGCAAATGGTGAACGATTCTGGAAAAAGGTGTTCATAATTAACGAGATGttcgtaattaatattattattaattaataatacggACTCTCCGTTCTCGAGAGAGTTTGATCGGTCAAAGACATGGGTGGATCAATCGATATCGATGAGTTTCGGTCTTTGATGTTCCATGATGATTGTTTATtgaatctaataaattttttcctgcatttatgcatattttgcTACATTCTCATAAGATTTATATGTCTTTTGAAATTTGTAagacttttttatttcgtattttaattgatttataatatactgatttcaattaatttacatattttttagaacTTTCAATTAAACggttgaaaaatttgtttcaacTTTTTAAGTTAATTCATTAATCTCATATACctcaaattaataatcacttaattaattaattcattaaatgtatgcatattctaattgtaaattacttaaaataattaattttttgttttctttgtaaaaagagaattgtgaaaagaattgaaacatacaattataatagttaCACCGCCCTCacttttgttgaaatttacaatttttataatcgtaaattatatctttaatgtccaagataaaataaaaaactaaaacttttattcgcTACCGAAATTTTTCGGGAGGACATTCTTAAGGACTCGCGGAACATAACTTAACTTCTCCAATATCGAAGATAAtttcaagatattaaaatcTGTAGACCTCtaaaaatcttgaatttgATCCAACCAATAGATTCTAAAGTAATAGATTTACAGGAGGGAGGGAAATATCTAAAGAGACTCGAGATCACGAGAGAACTTCTCGAGTTCTCCTAACCGATCGACGATCGACGAGTTCGAACTCCTAGATCTCGCTCGTCACAAGGGATCTTCTGGTTTCCTTCGTCCTTCCTGGTGGTTGGACATAATCCGAATAATTCCGGATCCACTATTTTAATTTCGGGCGCGAGAGCGCAGTTGAATCGGCAACGCGCCTGCCGGCAGGGGTGGCACGCCGGGCGGCAGATTCTCCTCCTCAGGATCCTGCTGCTCGTTGCGACCCTCGGACAATTCGCCCTCGGTGGGCGGCGGCGTCGTAGGAACGTCGCAGTCCTCCGTCGGTGGTACCACGCACCTCAATGACCGCTTATCGAACACCAACATGGCTGGGCAGCGCTGCAGCCGCGGGTAACCACCCTGGCACTGCCAGTAGCGATTGCACGATTTGCCGAGGGGCACGTTGCCGTTGGCGTCATCGTTGCAAAGAGCTGTAAGCAGATTGCGTCTTACGCCGAGCTCAACTAGACATATATCCCTATCTCTTTCAAGGAACTTGTGCTAAGTAATAATCACGATAAAGTATTGCGTTGgtgatatgttaaaattttcatctaCGCTTGACgataatattttgtgtttaaaatattttcaagataaaatattttaaaaatatgcattttgaGTTTGTCAACTTTCATCAGgcgatttcttaaaaaatttcttccttATAAATTGGACGCGGTAGTCAAGGTGAAAGTCAAGAACTTTCGTTCGGATTCGATCCGCTAATGATGGATTgacttgaaatttaattatgcagAGTGCAAACATTCTTGGATTTTTTTCgaagaaaaataagtatagaaattattattatattatttctgaaaCTTCTAAGCATCAAGactttttactaattttttaaattaattattaatcgaatgttccatcaatatttaaacagagattttttttaacattatatttgtgtgtttgaaaaaaatataatttaaatttcaattaattcaaagcaaatgttttaattaattcttttcttttgtttttttaaatttattttaaaatattgaaagaaatattcaatatttactaaaaaattataaattttataacattttcattaagTTTCAAGCTTGATAAAGAGATACAATCTCGCATCGATCGATGCAGACACATTTGACATTAAAGATCAAAGAATTAGCGCGACGCgaattaataatgtttcatCTGAGATTCCAAAGGCGAGGACGGGAAGAAAGGCGCGACGAGAATTCACTTCACATGCTAATTAAATGCCTCGCCCCTTTTTCCAAGTATTAGCACTTGGAAGAGATCGAAGAGCAGACAGGAGGAAACGCGCGTCTTGTTCGTTCACTTTCGAAAGTGAAAATGATCGGAACAGCTGTGTCTCTtggattaaatttacataaaattgcgTCTTCAGAGATACTTCAATGAAAAAGCCGAATTGAGCAGTTAGTTTCGGTTGTAAGAATAGATAGAAAAAATCCAATCGAGAGCTCAAagttcataataaaaattaattactgttcgcgattttatttttcaaaacgcttcgtaatttttaaataatctctgACCGTCAGCTGTAATGAATCTCAAGTAATCCcctaataaaattcattcCCTCTCTGACGATGGTACTCACGATGCTTCTGACATCCTTCGACATTTTCGGGCCAGTCACAGGACCTGGCTCTCTCGTTGTAAAGCAGACCACCTATGCAAAGCTGTTCGGTGGCGGTGCCGTTCCAGCAGGTCCAGTACCTAGTGCAGGAGGTCTCGTGGCCAAAGATACCGTACAGCCAGTCGCAGTGCTCGGTCGGGATCGGCGGATTAGCTTGACGTTTGCCATCACAGTAGTTGGCCCGCCACGGATAATCGCAGCCCTCGGTGACGCCGCGATGTTTGCCGGCGAACACGAGGCCGTTCGGACAATCAAACAGCTCTGGCCGACCGCTCACGCACTCCCAATAACGATCGCAATACTCGATGTCACCCACCACACGCGACTTGGTCTGGCACGGATCCTCCTGCTTCTGGCCCAGCGAGCCTGCAAGCGCGGAAACGTCAATATTCCTTTTACTCGTTCTTCATTCTTCTGGAATTGGGATCTTTCGGAGTGATTAGGACGATGGTAAGGAAGCCAGATTATTCAGGAAAATCAGGGCAATTATTTCCGATCGCTGAATTTTTGcacaggaaatttttttatgtatatactgtttataattaagaacGATGATTAGactattaaaaagttttcccCTATCtgcttttttcctttctcaaCGCTAATCGAACTAGAATACTAATTATCTGGAAGTTTCTTAACGAACTTTGCTGCCAATTTATCGCGTCATTAACCTCTCCCAATCTgcgttaattatattttcctttccCTCTCGTTCGTGTGAATGAGCTGCGATTACGAAATATCAGAGTGCAGGCATCGATGTATGTATCCAAATCATCATTTTCACCTGCACATGTTCTCGTCGAAGGACACCGAATGACGACGCGAATATCAAggatatatttatcttgtatCATGGATTCTACTCACGCGCGCAGTTTCGGAATTTTAACATTGTGCTAAATCGAAATCTGTTGATTTGAAATCACGATGACGTAAAACGATGTTGCACGCGCGAAATTAAATCGCTATTCAAAGACATCATCCGATTGATTGATGCGAATATTAAAATGCACATCCTTCTTCCGCATCATGTAAATATGCTAAATATTCCTAACGAGATATGATGTCACCAATTTCTTTCGTCGATTCCTACAAGTAATTATGCATGATTTCTTGCACACATCGAAAGTGGAAAGTTAAAACCAGATGCCAATGACGTCGTTCTTTAAGAATATTCTCGTTCGAGACATTCCTGTTCCAAAGATACATAACAACATTGTTTTAGTATCTCATTTTATATTGGAATGTatcgtaaatt belongs to Anoplolepis gracilipes chromosome 4, ASM4749672v1, whole genome shotgun sequence and includes:
- the Cpap3-d gene encoding cuticular protein analogous to peritrophins 3-D; translation: MSYSRSVTVLLLLAILARVQGVTLFNAPSCPDPYGIHAYAHPEDCGAFFLCTNGTLTYEYCENGLLFDGHGAVHNHCNYNWAVNCENRKADYTPISSPGCEYQFGMYPDSDSCSTSYVKCIYGDPHQAHCDPGLVYNAKTHTCVWPDELLPFCNPEAIVGFKCPHKLPPNSPAAKFWPYPRFPVPGDCGRLITCVDGHPRLLTCGDGKLFDSVSLTCLDPEEVPHCNNGV
- the LOC140664939 gene encoding protein obstructor-E — its product is MSQHVLSLVLVFLAAQGSLGQKQEDPCQTKSRVVGDIEYCDRYWECVSGRPELFDCPNGLVFAGKHRGVTEGCDYPWRANYCDGKRQANPPIPTEHCDWLYGIFGHETSCTRYWTCWNGTATEQLCIGGLLYNERARSCDWPENVEGCQKHPLCNDDANGNVPLGKSCNRYWQCQGGYPRLQRCPAMLVFDKRSLRCVVPPTEDCDVPTTPPPTEGELSEGRNEQQDPEEENLPPGVPPLPAGALPIQLRSRARN